The Desulfurobacterium pacificum genome contains the following window.
TTAAGTGTGAAGATGAGCCTTCCTTCGTTTACTTCAGGGTAAACGCTGTTTGTTTTTACGAGGTATTTTAAGACGCGGGCTGTGCCTTTGAGGTTGTTTGCGTGGAACAGGCAGAAGGCTTCAAAAGTTCTGTCTTCGCCGGTTTTGTTTCTGGAAGTAAGGAACGCTTTAGCTGCTTCTTTGAACTTGCCCATGTTCATCAGGGCGATGCCTTCAAGGTTTTTGAGAGTGGAAGGGGGATTTTGTAGTTGATTTTCAGCGTATTTGAGCAGTTTTAGAGCTAAAAGGTCGTTTCCGGAATAGAGGTATATTTTGGCTGCTGGAATGAGAGATTCTTTGTAGTAAGGCGTGTTCTGATAGCTGTTCATAAGCTGGTTGTAAACTACCGTTCCTACGTTTGTGTTGAGGCTTCCCAACTTGCCCAGTATGAATAGGGTGCGGGGGGTGAGGATTTTGCTTGAAGGATTCTGTATCGCCTTTTCTAAAACTTTTAGCGCTTTGCCGTAAAATCCCCTCTCGTAATATATGTATCCTAAATTGTTCAGGTCACCCGTCTGGTTGTCTGGAATTTGAGTGGAAAAGGAAAAAATTAGACTTTTCAGGTAGAGGTCTGGGTAGAATTTTTTGAGGTTTTGAAAATCAAACTTTGAAGAGTAAAAGTCCAGTAGTGTTTTTAATTTTTCCGGCATTTGAGGTTTAGAAACGCTTATGCCTAAAACGGACGGTATTTCTTTCCCTTTCCCTAACTTGAATAGACACCAGGCTTTCAGGTATTTTTCCGGTTCTGTCTGGGGATTTTTGAGCAGTTTCAGCGCTTCGTTGCATTTCCCGTTCAGGTAAAGCACCCTTGCCAGTTCTAATCTTGATTGAGGGTTGGGATTTTTCTTATAGAGTTTCTGGGCTTCTATCAAAGCGTCTGCGAACTGCTTTTTCCTTTCAAGGTATTTGACGTATTGAAGCTCTTCTTCTGGTGAAGAGAACCACCTTCCAAAGTTATCAAAGATAAAGTCTATGAGCTGGTAATCGTTTTTTTCCGTTGCTATTTTAAGAGCTTTTGACAGGAATCCGCTTTCTTTTGCAGCGCCTTTAAGGTCTAAATCTTTTGCTGCTACCGATAATATGTAGATTAACTGCTGAGGCGTGAAGTTAAAGTTTTTTAGCGTCTGGAAAAACCTTATCTTTTCAGATATGGGAAGCGTCGTTATTTCTTGAGGGAAGGCGTTCTCTATCGTTTCGCCGTTTTTTAGCGCATCTATCAGTTCTAACGCTAAGAGTTCGCCTCTGTTATAGTCCGGCAGGTTTTCTTCCCAGTAGTTGATTAGCTTTTCAAGGTCTTTAAGGTCGTTGCTTTTCAGAAACGATAGATACATAAACTTGTAGATTTTTTTAAACTCGTCTGGAGTTAAAGAGTTAAAGTTTTCGCTAAACGTTTTTGCGGCTAACCTGTATAAACCGTCCTGGTAGAGCTTGACGCCTAAGTTTATATCGCCTGCTAATGCTGTTGTGGTTAGCATAAGGCTGCCGGTAATTATTGCCATTGTTCTTTTCATTTTATTCCTCTGCTGCAGTTAATAGGGCAATGAGTATTGTAAACAAAAATTCTTCGGCGTGCAGAATCGCGGTTCAAGAATAAATTTTAGTTACTATGAGAAAGTTTAAAGTTGTTTCACCGTTTCAGCCTAAAGGCGACCAGCCTAAAGCTATAAGGGAGCTATCGGAAGGTATAAGGAAAGGTCTTAAGTATCAGACTCTTTTAGGCATAACGGGAAGTGGAAAGACCTTTACGATAGCAAAAGTTATAGAAGAAGTTCAAAAGCCTACGCTTGTTATTTCTCACAACAAGGTTTTAGCTGCCCAACTTTACCACGAGTTAAAAACTTTCTTTCCGAATAATGCCGTTGAATACTTTATCAGCTATTACGATTACTACCAGCCGGAAGCCTACATTCCCAGCAGAGACCTTTACATAGAGAAGGATTGTTCCATTAACCCGGTAATTGACCGTATGCGCCACTCAGCTACCGTTTCACTGCTTACGAGGAGGGACGTTATAGTCGTTTCTTCCGTTTCCTGCATTTATGGTTTGGGTTCACCTGACTTTTACAAAAATCTCTCTTTAAGGTTTGAAGTTGGTGAAGAAATAGAGAGAGATGAAGTTATACGGAAGCTTGTCACTTTGGGGTATGAAAGGAGCGAATACGACTTGAGGCCGGGGATTTTTAAGGTAAGGGGAGACGTGATAGATATCTTTCCTGCCGACGTTGAAGACCACTTTATAAGGGTGGAGCTTTTCGGAGATGAGGTTGATTCTATCGTTATGCTTGATTACTTCAACAGGAGCGTTTTGAGGGAGTTTGATTCTTATACCGTTTACCCGGCTTCTCACTACGCTACGCCTTATTCAAGGATTGTTGAAGCGGTAAAGTCTATTGAGAGGGAGCTTGAGGAGAGGGTGGATTTTTTCCTGAAGGAAGGAAAAGAATTGGAGGCAAAAAGGATAGAGCAGAGAACCCGCTACGATATGGAGCTTTTGTTAGAAATAGGGCACTGCAAAGGGATAGAAAACTATTCGCGCCATTTAGATGGAAGGAAACCGGGAGAGCCGCCTTTTACTCTGCTTGATTACTTTCCCGATGACTTTTTGGTGATTATTGATGAATCTCACGTTACCATTCCGCAGATAAAGGCAATGTGGAGGGGGGATAGAGCAAGGAAGTTTAACTTGGTAGAGCATGGATTTAGGCTTCCTTCCGCCTACGATAACAGACCTTTAAACTTTGAAGAGTTTTTAAAAAGAGTTCCTCAGGCTATTTTCGTTTCTGCCACACCCGGAGATTTTGAACTTTCCATTTCAGAGAAAGTGGTAGAGCAGATTATCAGACCTACCGGACTTCTTGACCCAGTTGTTGAAGTAAAACCAACAGAAGGGCAGATTGACCATCTGCTTTCTGAAATCAGAGAAAGGGTTAGAAGGAATGAGCGAGTTTTGGTAACGACGTTAACGAAGAGAAGTGCTGAAGAACTTACAGAATACCTTCTTGAGAAAGGTGTTAAGGCTAAGTACATGCATTCTGAGATAGATTCTGTTGAGAGAGTTGAAATCATCAGAGGACTCAGAAGCGGTGAGTTTGACGTTTTAGTTGGCGTTAACCTCTTGAGAGAAGGGCTTGACCTTCCGGAAGTTTCTCTCGTAGCAATATTAGATGCTGATAAGGAAGGGTTTTTAAGGTCAACGACCTCTCTTATTCAAACGATAGGTAGGGCTGCGAGGAACGTTAACGGTAAAGTGATTCTATATGCAGATAGAATAACACCTTCCATGAAGAAGGCGATAGAGGAAACGGAAAGGAGAAGGAAAATTCAGGAGGAATACAACAAAAAGCACGGCATTGTTCCTCAAACGGTGAAAAGAAGTATAGAGGCTTCCATTTTGGAAGATGCGGGTGTTATGCCTTTTTATAAGATAAAAGTTAGTAAAGAAGAACCTTTGCCTAAAACAGAGGAGGAAGTTTTAGAAAGAATAGCTCGGCTTGAAAAAGAGATGAAAGAAGCTGCAAAGAACTGGGAATTTGAAAAGGCAGCAGAACTAAGAGATAAGATAAAAGAGTTAAGAAAACTTTTAGTCCCTGCTGATTAAACGTTTCTCGTTAAAATGTATCCAACGTTAGTTAGCGTTTTAATATGTTTTCCTTTTGACCCCAATTTTTTTCTTAACCTGTGAATGTAAACGTCTAAAGTTCTTGCACTTTTTCTTGTTCCCCAGATACGGTTAAGCAGGAAATCTTTGGGTAATACCTCTTCCTGATATTTTATTAGAAGTTCAAGGATTTCAAGTTCTATTTTTGTTAAATCAATACTCTTTCCGTCTATTATAATTCTGCCTTCTTTCTTTTTGAGCGTTATTCCTTCAAACTCTAAGATATTGTTTATTTTATCTTTGTATCTTCGCAGTATTGCCATTGTCCTTGCTAAGAGTTCTTTTGTACTGAAAGGTTTAATGATTACATCGTCAGCACCTATTTCAAACCAGCGAATTTTGAAATCTGTTTCGGGGATGGAGCAGAGGACTATTACTGGAAGCCCTTTTTTCTCTTTGACTTCCTTGCAAATATCGTATCCTTTAGCCCCTAATAGAGCTACATCTAAAATGAGAATAGAGTAATTGTTCCTGTTGATTATTTCTTCCCTGCTGGAAATTACCTCTACGCCTAAGCCGTAATCTGTGAATACGTTTTTTATCTCTTTGGCTAACGATTTGTCGTCTTCTACTACTAACGCCCTCATTTTTACATCCGTTTAACGTGATTTTAACATCTATTTAATAGATATTTCAAATTAGCTTGTATAAGGAAATTTTAAAATTTTGTTAAAATATTGACAACAAAATGTAACAGGAGGTGTGTATGAGAAGGTTACTCCTTGTTTCATCAGTTTTGATTTTAGCCTCATCAACCGCTTTTGCACAGGATGAGGTGGAAGTTCTAAAGCAACAGATTAGACAGCTTCAGGAACAGATGACAAAACTGCAGAAGAAGCTTGCGGAGTTAGAATCGCGCGGTCAGGTTACATCAAAACCTGTTACCGGTTTAAAGAGTCCCATCAAAATCTACGGTAAAGTGAAATTGGACGTTATTTACGACACGCACGATATGGGTACAGACCAGTTTATTACCTATTTACCTAAAGGTGAAAGGGACGACAGAACGACTTTCAACATGAAGGATACCCGCCTTGGCTTTATAGTAAATGGTCCTGAAGTTGACGGCTGGAAGGTGACAGGTAGGGTTGAATCTGACTTTTACGGAAAAGGCGGTGACGATAATGGAGCGTTTAGAATCAGGCTTTCTTACATTAACTTAAACAATGGAAAGGGAACGAACATAAGAATTGGTCAGGATTATATTCCTGTTGCTTCACAGATGGCTTCTACGCTTGACTTTTTGAGTATGGGTGCTTCCGGTAACCTGTGGGATAGAGTTCCTCAAATTACTGTAACTCAAAAGTTTGATGGTGGCGTTGGTGTTCTTGGAACTGTCTGGAAGAGTTCTGCTTCAACTGATGGCGTTGATATGAGAATGCCCTGGGTAGGCGCAAAAGTTTTTTATAAAGGGCAGCCTTTCTACGTTGCTTTAGGCGGTGCTTTCAGACACGGAAGCGATACTGTTAATAATGTAAAGGGAAGCGTTGATGACTACGTGGTGGCAGTTGAATGGAAAGTTCCGTTTAACCTTTTCTTCCCCATGAGCGTAAAGGGTGAAGCTTACGTTGGACAGGGTTTAACGACGAGAGACTTTTTGGTATTCACGCCGTCTCACTACTTGGACGGGACAGATGTGAAGGAGCTTCAAACGAAGGGAGGCTTCATTCAGCTTAGCATGAAGCCTTTTGAAAAGGTTGGATTTAACTTCGGCGCCGGTATGAACGACCCTGATAATAGCGATGCTCAGAAAGCGGATACTTATAAGAAGAACTGGAGAGCTTTTGGTAACGTGCTATACAAATTTGCACCTAACGTTACTTTCGGTTTGGAGCTTGACCATCAAGAAACGCTTTACTTTGGCGATGTGGAGCACGGAAATCGCTTGATGGCTTCTGCCATTTATGTCTGGTAAAACTTTTTGATAGGGGGTGAGTGATGGAAGTGAAAATTGCGAATCCTGCACCTTTGGGACTTTTCGGATTTGGTATGACTACGGTTCTACTGAACCTTCATAACGCCGGATTGATGCACTTAGGGACTATGATTTTGGCTATGGGGATTTTTTACGGAGGGATTGCGCAAATTATTGCCGGTATTATGGAATTTAAAAAGAACAATACTTTTGGAGCGCTTGCTTTCACTTCTTACGGATTGTTTTGGGAAACGCTTGTTTTTCTCCTTTTAATGTCAAAGTGGGGATGGTGGCCCGGTCCTGATAAAATGGGAATTGTGTTTTACCTGTTAATGTGGGGAATCTTTACCTTTCTATTGTGGATTGTTCTTTATAAAACTAAGCATGGAGCAGATATTCAGTTTGTGTTTGTTACGTTGTGGATTCTATTCTTTCTTTTGGCGTTGGGAGATTTTACGGGAAGTTCGTTTATTAAAATATTAGCTGGATATGAAGGAATAGTTTGCGGTGCTTCCGCTATGTACGTTGGCTTTAAGACTTTGCTTCAAGAATTAATTGCAGGTAATTAATTATCAATATACAGGGAGGTAGTCATGGCAGAAGAGAAACTTGACCACTTACTAAAGCAGGAGACAGTTATTTATCCTCCTGAAGATTTTGTAAAGAACGCCAATGTTAAGAGTTACGAAGAAGAGTATGCCCGTTTTAAGGAAGACCCTGAAAAGTTTTGGGCAAGCGTTGCAGAAGAGCTATTCTGGTATGAAAAGTGGGAGAAAGTTTTAGAGTGGAACTACCCTTACGCCAAATGGTTTGTAGGCGGGAAGACCAACATAACTGTTAACGCTCTTGATAGACACGTTAAGAACGGCAAGAGAAACAAAGTTGCTTTCTTCTGGGAAGATGAGTTAGGAAATGAAAAGGTCGTTACTTACGGTGAACTTTACAAGTTGGTCAACAAACTTGCTAACGCTTTGAAAGCTGCGGGTATAAAGAAGGGTGATAGAGTTGTTATTTACATGCCTTTAGTTGTTGAGCAGGTAGCGGCAATGCTTGCCTGTGCCAGAATAGGTGCTATCCATTCCGTTGTTTATGCTGGTTTCAGCGTTCCCGCTTTAAGACACAGGATAGAAGATGCAGAAGCCAAACTTGTGATTACTGCTGACGTTACTATAAGAAGGGGAAGGGCGATTCCTCTTAAGAGGATTGTTGATGAAGCTATTATGGACCTGCCTTTCGTTGAACAGGTTGTTGTTCTGAGGAGACTTGAGCCAAAGGTTGACTTGATAGGTGAAAAGGAAATTGATTTCTATGAGTTTTTAAACGGTCATCCTGACTACTGCGAACCAGAAGTTATGGATGCAGAAGATCCACTGTTTATTCTCTACACTTCCGGTTCTACAGGAAAGCCTAAGGGTGTTCTTCACACAACTGGTGGATACATGGTAGGAACTTACTATTCCATGAAGACTGTTTTTGATTTGAAAGATGACGATATATTCTGGTGTACTGCTGACCCGGGATGGATTACGGGACATAGTTATATAGTTTACGGTCCTCTTGTTGCTGGAGCTACTCAGGTTATTGTAGAAGGTGCGCCTAACTATCCTGACTTTGGAAGATGGTGGAGAATTGTTGAAAAGTACGGCGTGAACATTTTCTACACGGCACCGACTGCTATCAGGATGTTTATGAGGGCTGGAGAGGAATGGCCCAACAAGTATGACCTTTCTTCCTTGAGACTTTTAGGTTCTGTTGGTGAACCGATAAACCCTGAGGCGTGGTTGTGGTATTACAGAGTTATTGGTAAGGAAAGGTGTCCGATTGTGGATACGTGGTGGCAGACTGAAACGGGTGCTGTGATGATTACTACGATAGATGGTCTTCCTATGAAA
Protein-coding sequences here:
- a CDS encoding tetratricopeptide repeat protein, whose protein sequence is MKRTMAIITGSLMLTTTALAGDINLGVKLYQDGLYRLAAKTFSENFNSLTPDEFKKIYKFMYLSFLKSNDLKDLEKLINYWEENLPDYNRGELLALELIDALKNGETIENAFPQEITTLPISEKIRFFQTLKNFNFTPQQLIYILSVAAKDLDLKGAAKESGFLSKALKIATEKNDYQLIDFIFDNFGRWFSSPEEELQYVKYLERKKQFADALIEAQKLYKKNPNPQSRLELARVLYLNGKCNEALKLLKNPQTEPEKYLKAWCLFKLGKGKEIPSVLGISVSKPQMPEKLKTLLDFYSSKFDFQNLKKFYPDLYLKSLIFSFSTQIPDNQTGDLNNLGYIYYERGFYGKALKVLEKAIQNPSSKILTPRTLFILGKLGSLNTNVGTVVYNQLMNSYQNTPYYKESLIPAAKIYLYSGNDLLALKLLKYAENQLQNPPSTLKNLEGIALMNMGKFKEAAKAFLTSRNKTGEDRTFEAFCLFHANNLKGTARVLKYLVKTNSVYPEVNEGRLIFTLKKLHRTGELGNLPFHTPLTKLMAAITSKNASKVEQLYAELPERERIAAETFLTLYYENKNPQKALSFASDVYSRATDEETSTYAKKLLNYLAFTSNNYATVLLNDPKFIVYNPENGITSVDTLISKADDLIEAGEYGKAYGLLKLALERTTLPPVRRSIVKRMVEIDLKEKNYKKALKDLSLLPENTQKDRDLKNFYRFKIYSKENRLLDAFNAAKQIENVNNVPAKERDSFIAKLANYYKLAGDKDKALNLIEKLITENKLKNVDYNDLVRLAIFTENQNRLDLAEKLINEAVKKAKTKEEKVESLFWQASILAQKGDLEDALINYLKISYDYPNVEPWSSTATYRAAQILEQQGKLSQALKLYEKAAKMKKGTEEGEIAREKVKSLLQRLKGRNNGEEE
- the uvrB gene encoding excinuclease ABC subunit UvrB; translated protein: MRKFKVVSPFQPKGDQPKAIRELSEGIRKGLKYQTLLGITGSGKTFTIAKVIEEVQKPTLVISHNKVLAAQLYHELKTFFPNNAVEYFISYYDYYQPEAYIPSRDLYIEKDCSINPVIDRMRHSATVSLLTRRDVIVVSSVSCIYGLGSPDFYKNLSLRFEVGEEIERDEVIRKLVTLGYERSEYDLRPGIFKVRGDVIDIFPADVEDHFIRVELFGDEVDSIVMLDYFNRSVLREFDSYTVYPASHYATPYSRIVEAVKSIERELEERVDFFLKEGKELEAKRIEQRTRYDMELLLEIGHCKGIENYSRHLDGRKPGEPPFTLLDYFPDDFLVIIDESHVTIPQIKAMWRGDRARKFNLVEHGFRLPSAYDNRPLNFEEFLKRVPQAIFVSATPGDFELSISEKVVEQIIRPTGLLDPVVEVKPTEGQIDHLLSEIRERVRRNERVLVTTLTKRSAEELTEYLLEKGVKAKYMHSEIDSVERVEIIRGLRSGEFDVLVGVNLLREGLDLPEVSLVAILDADKEGFLRSTTSLIQTIGRAARNVNGKVILYADRITPSMKKAIEETERRRKIQEEYNKKHGIVPQTVKRSIEASILEDAGVMPFYKIKVSKEEPLPKTEEEVLERIARLEKEMKEAAKNWEFEKAAELRDKIKELRKLLVPAD
- a CDS encoding response regulator transcription factor, with translation MRALVVEDDKSLAKEIKNVFTDYGLGVEVISSREEIINRNNYSILILDVALLGAKGYDICKEVKEKKGLPVIVLCSIPETDFKIRWFEIGADDVIIKPFSTKELLARTMAILRRYKDKINNILEFEGITLKKKEGRIIIDGKSIDLTKIELEILELLIKYQEEVLPKDFLLNRIWGTRKSARTLDVYIHRLRKKLGSKGKHIKTLTNVGYILTRNV
- a CDS encoding DcaP family trimeric outer membrane transporter, translated to MRRLLLVSSVLILASSTAFAQDEVEVLKQQIRQLQEQMTKLQKKLAELESRGQVTSKPVTGLKSPIKIYGKVKLDVIYDTHDMGTDQFITYLPKGERDDRTTFNMKDTRLGFIVNGPEVDGWKVTGRVESDFYGKGGDDNGAFRIRLSYINLNNGKGTNIRIGQDYIPVASQMASTLDFLSMGASGNLWDRVPQITVTQKFDGGVGVLGTVWKSSASTDGVDMRMPWVGAKVFYKGQPFYVALGGAFRHGSDTVNNVKGSVDDYVVAVEWKVPFNLFFPMSVKGEAYVGQGLTTRDFLVFTPSHYLDGTDVKELQTKGGFIQLSMKPFEKVGFNFGAGMNDPDNSDAQKADTYKKNWRAFGNVLYKFAPNVTFGLELDHQETLYFGDVEHGNRLMASAIYVW
- a CDS encoding acetate uptake transporter, with amino-acid sequence MEVKIANPAPLGLFGFGMTTVLLNLHNAGLMHLGTMILAMGIFYGGIAQIIAGIMEFKKNNTFGALAFTSYGLFWETLVFLLLMSKWGWWPGPDKMGIVFYLLMWGIFTFLLWIVLYKTKHGADIQFVFVTLWILFFLLALGDFTGSSFIKILAGYEGIVCGASAMYVGFKTLLQELIAGN
- the acs gene encoding acetate--CoA ligase, with translation MAEEKLDHLLKQETVIYPPEDFVKNANVKSYEEEYARFKEDPEKFWASVAEELFWYEKWEKVLEWNYPYAKWFVGGKTNITVNALDRHVKNGKRNKVAFFWEDELGNEKVVTYGELYKLVNKLANALKAAGIKKGDRVVIYMPLVVEQVAAMLACARIGAIHSVVYAGFSVPALRHRIEDAEAKLVITADVTIRRGRAIPLKRIVDEAIMDLPFVEQVVVLRRLEPKVDLIGEKEIDFYEFLNGHPDYCEPEVMDAEDPLFILYTSGSTGKPKGVLHTTGGYMVGTYYSMKTVFDLKDDDIFWCTADPGWITGHSYIVYGPLVAGATQVIVEGAPNYPDFGRWWRIVEKYGVNIFYTAPTAIRMFMRAGEEWPNKYDLSSLRLLGSVGEPINPEAWLWYYRVIGKERCPIVDTWWQTETGAVMITTIDGLPMKPGKAGKPVPGVIADVVDKEGNPVEDDKGGFLVVKYPWPSMMRTIWKNPERYEQYWNTIPNCYTAGDVAVRDKDGYIMILGRADDVINVSGHRIGTMEVESALVSHPAVAEAAVIGKPDPVKGETIKAFIILKQGYEPSEKLVNDLKYHVRMELGALAVPSEIEFVDKLPKTRSGKIMRRVLKAKELGMDPGDLSTLED